In Oxalobacteraceae bacterium OTU3CINTB1, the sequence ACCGGTCAGGCGGGTGTCCTTGTTGCTGCCGAAGTGCTCGTTCTTGAACGAGGCGCTGGCCAGCTGCGCGAAGCGCAGCTTGTCGAGGCCGGCGCTACGGATGAACTGGTGGCGGATGCTGAGCTGCCCGGTTTGCAGCGAGCCGCTGACGAAGATCGCCGACTCCATCGCGCAACTGGCGTCGTCGACCGTGAACGGCTTGTCGGCCTTGACGTTGGAGCGGCCCCAGCAGCGCATCTGCTCCGATTCGCGCACCGGCACCTGGTACGGTCCCATCGGCTTCAGGCTAAGCGGGCTCGATAGCAATTGATCGACCATCGCGCGCTGATGGCTCAGCAGCTGGCCGGCCACCACCGACGTGAAATCGGCCGGCGCCTTGGCTTGTTGCTCGACCTTGCGCAACAGGTCCTGGGCGAAGCGGGCCGGCACCAGGAAGCTGACCAACTCGCCATCGAGCCGCTTGGAGACGTTGACGCCGGCCACCGAGCCGTCGACCGTCACGCTGGGGCCGCCGCTCATGCCGGAGTTGATCGGGCCGGTAAACATCAGCTGGTCGTAGAAGCTGCGGGCGATGACGCCGTTATAGGCGCCCTCGGAAATGGCGAAGCCCAGATCGAGCGGATTGCCCATCGAGTACAGATACTGGCCCTGCGTCAGGCGCGCCAGCTGGTCCGGCATCTTGAAGAAGCCGGTGCCGTTGCGGTTGACGCGCAGCACCGCCAGATCGTGCAACACGTCGACCGCCAGCAGCTCCACATTGCCGCGCTGGCCGCTGGTGTCGACCCATTCGCCGACGTAGGTGTCCGGATCGAGCGCGAACTGCGACACCACGTGGTAGTTGGTAACGACGAGGTTGCTGGTGCCGATCAAAAAGCCCGAGCCAACGGAAGACTGCGTGCGGCCGCTTTTCAGCAGCGAGCGCACCTGCAGGATGTCGTTCTTGGCCGACGCATATAAATGCTGGGCCGCGCTCGACGGCGGCGGCAGCGGCGCGGTATCTGCCGCCGCAGTGCCGGCAGCGGACGGGTCGGCCGAATCAGGCGGGGCGGGCGGGGACGGCTGCGCGGCCGGTAGCTGCTTGCCCTTGGCCGGCGTGGTGGCGGTCGTTGCAGTGGTGGTCGCTGCCGTCGCGGTCGTGGTCGCCGCTGCGGTGGCCGCGTTGGCGGCGGCTGCCAGCGTCGGCGCAGCGGGGGGCGAGGTGGTGGAGGCGGCCAGCGCGCCAGCGCAGGCCCCGGTCAAGGCGATGGATGTGGCAAGCGCTGTGAATTTCATGCAAACCTTAGACTTATTCTATCGGCAACCTCAGAGCGCGCCATCTTCCACGGCGGCGGGCGTCAAAGGCGTCATCATATGGCCCAGCTTGGCAGCTTTGGTGTTCAGATAATGCTGGTTGAACGCATTGCGGTTGACGAGCAGTGGTACGCGCTCGGCCACCTCGATGCCAAGTTTGGTCATGGCATCAATCTTACGCGGATTATTGGTCATCAGGCGCAGGCTTTTAACGTCGAACTGGGCCAGCATCGGCTTGACCAGCCCGTAGGTGCGCTGGTCCGGTTTGAAGCCCAGCTGCTCGTTGGCCTGGACCGTGTCGGCGCCGGCCTCTTGCAGGCGATAGGCGCGGATCTTGTTGATCAGGCCGATACCGCGGCCTTCCTGGCGCAGGTACAGCAGCACGCCGCGGCCTTCGGCGGCGATCTTCTTGAGCGCGCCTTCCAGTTGGGCGCCGCAATCGCAACGTTGCGAGAACAGCACGTCGCCGGTCAGGCACTCAGAGTGCACGCGTGCCAGCACCGGCTCGCCATCGCCGATATCGCCCAGCACCATGGCCAGATGTTCCTTGCCGGTGGCCTTTTCGACAAAGGCGTGCAAGGTGAACTGTGCCCAGGGCGTCGGCAGGGCGCACGAAGTCATGTAGTCCAATTCGTCTTTTGCCGGTGTTTCCGCGCTCTGCAACATAGCTATGCTCTTCAAATATTGATGATGTAATAAAGTAAAAAAGGCGCGCCGGGCTGTTCGAACAGACCCGGCGCGCCCTTCATCATACCAAAACTGGCGAAAAATTATTTTAGGCCAGCCTTTCCCATGGGGAAGGGTTAACTTGGTAAATCAAACACCAGCACTTCGGCATCGGTTGCCTGTTCCAGCGTCACAAGGTTTTCCTCGGTCAGCTTGAGCGCGTCACCGCCTTTGAGCGCGGTGCCGTTCACGGTCACGTCGCCCCGGATCACATGGACGTAGGCGATGCGGCCTTTGCCCAGCTCGTGTTTCAGGTTGTCGCCGGCAGCCATGATCGTCGCATAGATCGCGGCATCCTGATGCACCAGCACCGAGCCTTCGCGGCCATCGTTCGAAGCGATCAGTCGCAGCTGGCCTTGTTTGCTCTCCGGCGTGAAGTGCTTTTCCTCGTAGCTTGGAGGAATGCCGGCCTGACCTGGCTGGATCCAGATTTGCAGGAAGTGCACCTGGTCCTTTTGCGAACCGTTGAACTCGCTGTGACGCACGCCGGTGCCGGCGCTCATGCGTTGAACGTCGCCGTAATGCAGCACCGAACCGGTACCCATGCTGTCTTTATGCTCCAGCGCGCCGCTCAGCACGTACGAAATGATCTCCATGTCGCGGTGGCCGTGGGTGCCGAAGCCCTGGCCGGCTTCGACCTGGTCTTCGTTGATCACCAGCAGCGGGCCGAAGCCGACGTGTTTCGGATCATGGTAGCTGCCGAACGAGAAGCTGTGGCGGGAATTCAACCAGCCATGATTTGCCAGACCGCGTTCTTCACTTTTACGAATTTGCAACATGATGAGCTCCGTTTCTTCGATTGTTTTCAAGGTTGTGTTCAGCTGATGTGCGATAATTTTGAAGGCTGTTTCGCTGTTTCTTTAACTATCGCCGCATCCATGAATCACAGTATAGACCCCGGATTCCGGATTAAAAAACGGAAAATTTACCCCTCTACTATCGAAAAAATCGAATGCTCAGATTAAGCCTCGAAGCGCTGCAAATCGTCGACGCCATCGACCGTCGCGGATCGTTCTCGGCCGCCGGCAAGGAGTTGCACCGCGTACCGTCGACCATCTCTTATACGGTCGGCAAACTGGAGGACGACCTGGGCGTCCAGGTGTTCGAGCGCAACGGCCCGCGCGTGGTCCTGACGGCGGCCGGCGTCGAACTGTTGAAAGAAGGGCGCTACCTGCTCAAGGCCGCGCAGGACCTGGAGCACCGGGTGCGGCGCGTGGCGTCCGGCTGGGAGACCGAGTTGGCGGTGGGCATGGATTCGATGTTCTCGCCCTGCATGTTCTTGGAGGACATCAACGCCTTCTACGAGGTCGCCCAGCAAACCCGGCTGCGCGTGGTGAAGGAGACGCTGTCGGGCGCCTGGGAGGCGCTGCTGGACCGCCGTGCCGACCTGCTGGTGGGCGTGGCCGGCGACGGTCCGGCCGGCGGCGGCTATGTCTCCGAGCCGATCGGCAAGGTCGAGTTCGTCTTTGCGGTGGCGCCGTCGCACCCGCTGGCCGCCGTCGACGGCGCGCTCGGCCGCGTGCATTTACAACAATACCGGGCCGTCAGCGTTGCCGATTCGGCCCGCCAACTGGCGCCGCGCACCGTCGGCCTGCTGCTGGGGCAGGATACCCTGACCGTGCCGGACATGAAAACCAAGCTGCAATTCCAGCTGGCCGGCACCGGCTTCGGTTTCCTGCCGGAGCCGTGCGCGCGCGCCGCCATCGACGCCGGCCTGCTGGTGGAAAAACAGGTCGAGGAGCCGAAGCCGGCCGAAACCTTCTACCTGGCCTGGCGCAGCGGCGAGCATGGCGCCGCGCTGAACTGGTGGATCGCCCGCATGCGGAAGCCGGGCCTGTTCGAGCGCTTGCTGCGTCATTTACCCCACCACACGCAATCCGTTTGATGCAGAACAGGAAACCGTGGGCGAAAGCGTCACTCGGCGTGACAATGTTGACCGAGGCCAACTGTTTCGGAGTACCA encodes:
- a CDS encoding LysR family transcriptional regulator; amino-acid sequence: MLRLSLEALQIVDAIDRRGSFSAAGKELHRVPSTISYTVGKLEDDLGVQVFERNGPRVVLTAAGVELLKEGRYLLKAAQDLEHRVRRVASGWETELAVGMDSMFSPCMFLEDINAFYEVAQQTRLRVVKETLSGAWEALLDRRADLLVGVAGDGPAGGGYVSEPIGKVEFVFAVAPSHPLAAVDGALGRVHLQQYRAVSVADSARQLAPRTVGLLLGQDTLTVPDMKTKLQFQLAGTGFGFLPEPCARAAIDAGLLVEKQVEEPKPAETFYLAWRSGEHGAALNWWIARMRKPGLFERLLRHLPHHTQSV
- the ribA gene encoding GTP cyclohydrolase II produces the protein MLQSAETPAKDELDYMTSCALPTPWAQFTLHAFVEKATGKEHLAMVLGDIGDGEPVLARVHSECLTGDVLFSQRCDCGAQLEGALKKIAAEGRGVLLYLRQEGRGIGLINKIRAYRLQEAGADTVQANEQLGFKPDQRTYGLVKPMLAQFDVKSLRLMTNNPRKIDAMTKLGIEVAERVPLLVNRNAFNQHYLNTKAAKLGHMMTPLTPAAVEDGAL
- a CDS encoding pirin family protein is translated as MLQIRKSEERGLANHGWLNSRHSFSFGSYHDPKHVGFGPLLVINEDQVEAGQGFGTHGHRDMEIISYVLSGALEHKDSMGTGSVLHYGDVQRMSAGTGVRHSEFNGSQKDQVHFLQIWIQPGQAGIPPSYEEKHFTPESKQGQLRLIASNDGREGSVLVHQDAAIYATIMAAGDNLKHELGKGRIAYVHVIRGDVTVNGTALKGGDALKLTEENLVTLEQATDAEVLVFDLPS
- a CDS encoding serine protease, which encodes MKFTALATSIALTGACAGALAASTTSPPAAPTLAAAANAATAAATTTATAATTTATTATTPAKGKQLPAAQPSPPAPPDSADPSAAGTAAADTAPLPPPSSAAQHLYASAKNDILQVRSLLKSGRTQSSVGSGFLIGTSNLVVTNYHVVSQFALDPDTYVGEWVDTSGQRGNVELLAVDVLHDLAVLRVNRNGTGFFKMPDQLARLTQGQYLYSMGNPLDLGFAISEGAYNGVIARSFYDQLMFTGPINSGMSGGPSVTVDGSVAGVNVSKRLDGELVSFLVPARFAQDLLRKVEQQAKAPADFTSVVAGQLLSHQRAMVDQLLSSPLSLKPMGPYQVPVRESEQMRCWGRSNVKADKPFTVDDASCAMESAIFVSGSLQTGQLSIRHQFIRSAGLDKLRFAQLASASFKNEHFGSNKDTRLTGPNCTEEFVKNKTLPLRAVLCVRAYRKFAGLYDFALLTATTDQGLMSLQSRLDARGVSYDNGMRVSRVFLESLSLASAGAPVPARAPAVKAAGKPSTTTPASGAAGKAAIPAPPPAKPATGGAQ